The Panacibacter microcysteis DNA window ATGGTGTAAAACTTATCGGTGAGGGCAGTAACCCGGCAGCATCATTCCTGGCTATTATTACAGGGCTGCACGTGCTGCACGTTTTAGGAGGAGTAATTGCCATATTGGTCATTTTTATAAGGGCATTCAGTGCTCGGTTAAAAAGCTACAATGCCGTACCAATCGAGATTGTAAGCACGTACTGGCACTTTGTTGATATTCTATGGATTTATCTTTTTATCTTTTTCAGCATCACGCATTAACATGCAGGAAATAATGATATGAGCCCGGCTTTACAATATGTATGATACTGCTGTTGCGTCGCACACTGCAACTGCAACAATACTAATCAACAGGGTTCGCAAGGGTAAGACAATGTTCAGTACATAAACGGGGTCATAACGATAAAAATATATGAGTGGGTCAATAAAAAACTTATTATTTTATATACTCGTTTAACGGGTAGCCAATAAATTTGCAAACGAAATTTAAACAGTAACATGTCTACAACAACTGCAACTGCGCCAACGAAATACTGGAGTGGCGGTAAAAGTCCCTTCAATGTTGAGTATGGTAAATTAATGATGTGGTATTTTTTAATGAGTGATGCCTTTACATTCGGGGCATTTCTTATTGCTTATGGCACAACAAGATTTGCAACTACCGGCTGGCCCGATCCCAATGAAGTATTCCAGTCTTTCCCCGGACTGGGTTCGGGGTATCCGCTGCTCTTTGTGAGTTTGATGACCTTCATCCTCATCATTAGCTCGGTTACAATGGTACTTGCTGTACATGCAGGACATAACATGGATAAGAAAGGGGTGGTTAAAAACCTTGTCTGGACGATTATCGGTGGCCTGGCTTTCTTAAGTTGCCAGGCCTGGGAGTGGACACACTTACACCACGAAGGCGCATGGTGGGGTCAAAATCCTTTTCCAAATGCAGATGGCACGCTTTCTACTACCAACTTTACAAACTTCTTTTTTACAATAACCGGTTTCCATGGTTTCCACGTTTTCTCGGGTGTGGTAATCAACGTTATTATGCTAATAATGACGTTGAACGATAAATTTGAAAAGCGTGGCCATTACCTCATGATAGAAAAGGCCGGGCTATACTGGCACTTTGTAGACCTGGTTTGGGTATTTGTTTTCACCTGTTTTTACCTGATTTAATTAACCGGAAAACTAAAAATAAATGGAACATCATTCAACTGCGGTATTGCACGAAGAACATCATGTAGGCGGTGGAACGAAAGAGATATGGAAAGTAACCATCATCCTTTCTGTTCTTACTATTGTAGAGCTTGTTTTAGGTTTCTGGATGATTGGTATGCCCGACGGAGGGTTGCGTTGGGCAATTAAAGGTGCTATCATCATTCTTATGATGGCAAAAGCATTTTACATCGTTGGTTACTTTATGCACCTCAGGCATGAAATCAGGAACCTGATCATGACTATCGTAGTGCCTTTGTTACTGTTTGTGTGGTTTATCATAGCGTTCCTGTACGATGGAAGTTCATATAATCATATGAGACGTACATATACACCGTTCTACAACGATAAAAGTGCTACGAAAATGGAAAAGAAAGAAGGCCATAGCGAAGGTGAGCATGCGGAGGAGCCTAAAGAAGAACATAAACCTGAATCCTTACATTAATAGTAAGTATATTCAGTTGAACTATATTTTTTAATCTTTAAACCATCGCTGCCTGCGATGGTTTTTTGTTAAAGCAGTATATGAACAAAAAAGCGTTAATGGCATTGTGTGTGGCAATACTGATTCCACTGATCAGCTATTTGCTTGTTAAGAATGCAGGTGATTCTGCTGTTGTAATGCCGAGGCATTATTTGCCCGATTCTGTTGTAAGCAGCATTGAAGATGGCAAAAAGCAAACCGACACAGTATGGCATAGAGTAGCAGACATAAGGTTGCAAAACCAGTTTGGTGATACGGTAAACTTATACGATATACAAAACAAGGTGATTGTTGCAGATTTCATTTTTACAACCTGCGGTTATGTGTGTCCAAAGCTCACGACCAATATGGCAAAAATGCAACAGTCGTTTATCAGGGGTGGAGACCCCATGAAGAAGATAGATACTTCGGTGGTGCAGTTTCTTTCGTTTACTATTGACCCGGAAAGAGATTCGGTGCCCCGCCTGAAAGCTTATGCCGACAAATACGGCGTCAACCCGGAAAACTGGTGGTTATTAACCGGTTCTAAAGATGCTATCTATAATTTCATATTTGAAGAGCTTAAGGTAGATAAGTTTGAATCTGACGGACCGCTTGATCCCGACTTTGCACACACACAACGGTTTGTATTACTCGACAAAAATTTTAATGTACGGGGTTTTTATAATGGACTGGATTCTTCCTCACTTGCATTATTGTCGAGAGATGTAGGCCTGCTGATGCTTGAAAAAGCCACTAACCCCGAACCATTACCATTCGACCCTTTACAAATGGGTGTGTTTTTCGTGCTGGCATTGATCATAGTAATAGTTGTTATCCGGTTAATATTTAAAAAGAAAACTACAAATAACGTTTAATATGTTAGAGGCTTCTATAGAAAAAAACGATAAAAAGGCAAAGCAGCTGATCTGGATATTTTCAACAGTAGTGTTTGTTGCTGTAGTGCTGTTGAGCAATGTAAAATTAAATGTAGATCCAGGCTTTGATATACACATATTCGCAAAGGTCAATGCATATATTAATGCAACAATTGCATTTTTACTTCTCGCAGCATTGCTTTCAGTAAAAAACCGCAAGTACAGGCAGCATAAAAATCTTATGATTGCGGCATTAATCTTATCAATCATCTTCCTGGTATCATACATAGCACATCATCTGCTGGCCGGCGAAGCAAAATTTGGAGACGCAAATCATAATGGCATAGTCGAAGAAGCTGAGGCGCTTGCCGTTGGCAGTACGCGATATATTTATTACATCATACTAGCCACGCATATATTCCTCGCTGCAGTTATATTGCCCTTTATTTTATTTACCGCTTACAGGGCTATGATCGCTGAATTTCCTGCTCATAAAAAGTTGGCGCGCTATACATGGCCATTATGGTTTTATGTTGCAGTTACAGGCCCGGTTATATATTACTTTATAAGCCCGTATTACTATTAAATCTCAACTTTGTCTTAACAATTCGTTCATATTACCTTTGCGTAAAATTTCTTGTATGCAGTTGCGCCCGGTAGACACCGTTTCTAATATTACCGCTGACGATTTTAAGAAACATTACTATAACCCCGGTAAACCCATTGTTATAAAAGACCTTGCAAAGGCGTGGCCTGCTTATACCAAATGGAACTGGGAATACTTTAAAAAAATTGTAGGCGATAAAAAGATAGGCATCTATAACAACACAAAGAGTGATGCTTATACGCCCATTAATAAAGCAGATGCTTACACCACGTTTGGCGAATATGTTGATATGATCAGCAACGGGCCGGCACAGTGGCGAATATTCCTTTTCAACATTTTTAATCATGCACCACAACTTGTAAAAGACTTTACATGGCCCGATCACCTGATGAAAGGCTTTGTAAAAAGAGTGCCCATGCTTTTTACCGGCGGCCAGGGCTCTATTACACATATGCACTTTGATATTGACCTCAGCCACATACTGCACACACAGTTTGCTGGTAGAAAGAAGGTATTGTTGTTTCCTTATACTGAGCAGCATAAGCTCTACAGGAAGCCCTTCGAAGTATTGAGCATGGCCGATTTCAGTAATTATTACGATGCAGAAAAGAGCAAAATTGATTACAACAAATTTCCTGCTCTTGAAAGCGCCCAGGGTTTAGAAGTTACCCTGGAGCATGGAGATACGCTTTTTATGCCCGGCGGTTACTGGCACCATATGGAATACCTCGACAGCGGTTTTGCCATGAGCTTACGCGCATTGAACAACTCTATGGCCACCAAATTTAAAGGTGTATGGAACCTGGTAGGCAT harbors:
- a CDS encoding cytochrome C oxidase subunit IV family protein — its product is MEHHSTAVLHEEHHVGGGTKEIWKVTIILSVLTIVELVLGFWMIGMPDGGLRWAIKGAIIILMMAKAFYIVGYFMHLRHEIRNLIMTIVVPLLLFVWFIIAFLYDGSSYNHMRRTYTPFYNDKSATKMEKKEGHSEGEHAEEPKEEHKPESLH
- a CDS encoding cupin-like domain-containing protein encodes the protein MQLRPVDTVSNITADDFKKHYYNPGKPIVIKDLAKAWPAYTKWNWEYFKKIVGDKKIGIYNNTKSDAYTPINKADAYTTFGEYVDMISNGPAQWRIFLFNIFNHAPQLVKDFTWPDHLMKGFVKRVPMLFTGGQGSITHMHFDIDLSHILHTQFAGRKKVLLFPYTEQHKLYRKPFEVLSMADFSNYYDAEKSKIDYNKFPALESAQGLEVTLEHGDTLFMPGGYWHHMEYLDSGFAMSLRALNNSMATKFKGVWNLVGMRNIDTLMKKTAPVKWYNWKEKKIFESAAAAMKSDSFHYTLNPAK
- a CDS encoding cytochrome c oxidase subunit 3, giving the protein MSTTTATAPTKYWSGGKSPFNVEYGKLMMWYFLMSDAFTFGAFLIAYGTTRFATTGWPDPNEVFQSFPGLGSGYPLLFVSLMTFILIISSVTMVLAVHAGHNMDKKGVVKNLVWTIIGGLAFLSCQAWEWTHLHHEGAWWGQNPFPNADGTLSTTNFTNFFFTITGFHGFHVFSGVVINVIMLIMTLNDKFEKRGHYLMIEKAGLYWHFVDLVWVFVFTCFYLI
- a CDS encoding DUF420 domain-containing protein is translated as MLEASIEKNDKKAKQLIWIFSTVVFVAVVLLSNVKLNVDPGFDIHIFAKVNAYINATIAFLLLAALLSVKNRKYRQHKNLMIAALILSIIFLVSYIAHHLLAGEAKFGDANHNGIVEEAEALAVGSTRYIYYIILATHIFLAAVILPFILFTAYRAMIAEFPAHKKLARYTWPLWFYVAVTGPVIYYFISPYYY
- a CDS encoding SCO family protein encodes the protein MNKKALMALCVAILIPLISYLLVKNAGDSAVVMPRHYLPDSVVSSIEDGKKQTDTVWHRVADIRLQNQFGDTVNLYDIQNKVIVADFIFTTCGYVCPKLTTNMAKMQQSFIRGGDPMKKIDTSVVQFLSFTIDPERDSVPRLKAYADKYGVNPENWWLLTGSKDAIYNFIFEELKVDKFESDGPLDPDFAHTQRFVLLDKNFNVRGFYNGLDSSSLALLSRDVGLLMLEKATNPEPLPFDPLQMGVFFVLALIIVIVVIRLIFKKKTTNNV